In Helianthus annuus cultivar XRQ/B chromosome 3, HanXRQr2.0-SUNRISE, whole genome shotgun sequence, a single window of DNA contains:
- the LOC110930274 gene encoding early light-induced protein 2, chloroplastic-like → MAATSVFMATPVARLTTIPSSRRNINFAVVRCMSQPSPDASKTPAAPTPPPMNTPPPPPPAPKVSTKFSDVLAFGGPAPERINGRLAMIGFVSAMAVELSNGQDVFAQIAHGGVPAFVATSLVLSVASLVPLFKGVRAESKSSGLMTSDAELWNGRAAMLGLVALAFTEYVTGSPLV, encoded by the coding sequence ATGGCAGCTACTTCAGTCTTCATGGCAACCCCCGTTGCACGTCTCACCACCATCCCTTCATCTAGAAGAAACATCAACTTTGCTGTCGTCAGGTGCATGTCACAACCTTCACCCGACGCTTCCAAAACTCCAGCAGCACCAACTCCGCCGCCAATGAACActccacctccgccaccaccggCGCCGAAGGTCAGCACCAAGTTTTCCGACGTGTTGGCGTTCGGTGGGCCTGCACCGGAGAGGATTAACGGAAGGTTGGCGATGATAGGGTTTGTGTCAGCGATGGCTGTAGAGTTGAGCAACGGTCAGGATGTGTTCGCTCAGATCGCACACGGTGGAGTTCCGGCGTTTGTAGCGACGAGTTTGGTACTGTCGGTGGCGTCGTTGGTGCCGTTGTTTAAAGGGGTGAGAGCGGAGTCGAAGTCGAGTGGGTTGATGACGTCGGATGCAGAGCTGTGGAACGGTCGGGCTGCGATGTTGGGTTTGGTTGCTTTGGCTTTCACCGAGTATGTTACCGGCAGTCCGCTTGTTTGA